GGATTTATTGGATGGAGTTTACGGAAGGATGAGTTCGTCTGCGATTGTTCAGAACTCGATGAGATTGTGGCATTTGCAGGCGACGGAACAATGCGGGTGGTCAAAATGGCGGATAAGGTCTTCATGGGAAAAGATATCAGGCATGTGGCCGTGTTTCGGCGCGGGGAGGAGAAGACGGTATATCATATGGTGTACCGCGACGGCCCCAAGGGGATCACTTTTATGAAACGCTTTACGGTGGGAGGGGTTACCCGCGATAAAATGTATTCCCTTACCCGCGGCACGCCCGGTTCTGAGGTGCTCTATTTTTCAGCCAATCCGAACGGCGAATCAGAGGTTGTATCTATTATCCTTCGCGCAGCTCCATCTTTGCGCAAAACAGAATTTGATGTGGATTTTGGAGCCATGGCAGTAAAGGGCAGGGATACGATCGGAAACCAGGTTACAAAATACACGGTCCGTAAAGTGGTAATGAAAGAAAAAGGGGAGGGGCAGATACAGAAAGTGAAGGTTTGGTTTGATGATACTGTTCATCGTTTGAACAATAGTGAGAAGGGAACCTATGTAGGAGAATTCCGCCCGGAAGACAAGATATTGTCTATTAACCAGCGAGGTGACTACCGGATTACGGGCTTCGAGACAAGCATTCACTTTGAAGACGATATTATACTGATTGAAAAATTTGACCCGCGCAAGGCGGTAACCGCAGTTTATTATGATGCGGATAAGAAAGGATATTTCGTTAAAAGATTCATTGTGGAACTGGCACGTGATCGTGTGGGATTTATACCGGAAGGGAAAGACAATGCCCTGGAGCTGGCCACTACCCAGCGCGAGCCGGTGGTGGCTTTAAGTTTTCGCGGACAGGACAAGAAGAAGAAACTGGAGCTGTCCCGTTTCGTGGAAGTTATGGGCGTAAAAGCGAAGGGAAATAGATTGCATTTTGATAAGATCAAAGGGATGGATCTGCTTCCTGCCAAAGGCGGAGCGGATGATCCGGAACTTGAATTTGAGGACAGCAAGCTGTCTCCGGTGCAGGAAGCGAAAGCCAAAAGCGTTAAATCAAAAAAGGGGAAAGGCGGTCAGATAGAACTCTTCTGATGAACGTGCGCTTTACCGGCATGGGAGTGATTTGATCCGGATACTTCCATTGTCTGCCATTTCTTTTTTAACAAAGGTTTTCTCATGCGCCGATGAGTCATCCTCCACCATTGGGGAAATACCTTCGATCTTCAGGGTGATTTTTTCGGAATCATCAAACATGAAACTTAAACTTTTTGTTTTAAGGATACAGTATCAACTACAACCATTTCCTTTCAATTGCAGAGGCAAAGGCAATTATATGTCCGTCCGGGTCCGAAAAATAACATGCGCTGTGACCCCAGTCTCTGAGCAGTATGGGGCTGATTAATCCTGCCCCGCTGCGTAGGGCATTGTTAAATTCGGCTTCTATGTCGGTTACATGCAGATAAAGTTCACAGCGGGGAATTCCATTGCCGGATCCGGGATCAGGTGTTTTTCCGTTAAGTATTTTAGCGATACCCCGGTTGGGCATCAATCCTAATTTACAGTTCTTGGAAATCCGGAATTCTGTCATCCCGGGTACATGAAGTTCCGGCTCCTTACGAAAAATATTTCGGTAAAATATGCAACTGGCTTCCTGATCACTAACATATAAAACCGTTTGGAACAGGAGAATGTGATCCATCTATCAATGTATAACAATCAGTTTAACTGTTTCCGGCGGACGCCCGTGAACATGAACCGTAATACAATAGACACCGGATTCCCAGTCTTCCGTGTTTAAAGGGATGACATGCCGGCCCTTCCCGTATTGGCTGCGAACAGAAGGTGATATTTGATACCCTGCGATGTTGGTGATGAAGATATCCGCGAATGCGGGCACTGGCAAGGATAAAACCAGCTCCGCGGAATGAACAGCCGGATTCGGATACACAGCGGCGTTCTGATGCCATTGGTGCAGCTCCTGTACCGATGTGGAGGAGGGAAAGGAGGGAGGCATTGAACTGCAGGGACCTCCGTAGGCACCCATATCATTCCGCAAAATTCCCATAGAGGGGAATAGGGCGAAGCCGGGATTTCCGGTATCCTCATTATCATTATACACTGTCGTACTGTCTCCTGCATCCACACAGGGTGAGTTGTTCAGAAGAAAATAATTCTGCGCAACGAAAACCGGGTTGGCATTCATATTTCCGGCTCCGGTGTAACCGCCACCAATATCGCAATAACTCACGGTCAAGGTCGAGGTCGTACTTTTTATCTGTGTGGCCGGAAAGTTTCCCCAAATGATATTGTTTTTTAAGGTGACATTTGTGGCTGCCCAGGAGGATACCCCTCCCGTTCCGTTTGCAAGTGTTGAATTATTGTTCGTGATGGTGTTGTTAATAATCAGCTTCGGCGTATTGGAAAGATTGTTATAGATCCAAATTCCTGAACCGCCGTAATAATCCTGCCCTCCGGTATTGGAGGCAATGATATTGTTTGTTAATCGGCATCCTGTATAATTGAGTACTATTCCTGCCCCGTATCTTGCTTTGTTTGAGATAATGGAGTTAGAGCAGATAAGAGGATTCCCATCGCCAACCCGTATGCCTCCTCCTCCGGTACTAACTACTCCGGTTTGATCCGTACAGGCATTGTTGATAATCAGATTATGACGGATACTTGGAGAGGATAACTCGATCAGTATCCCGCCTCCTTCCCGGTAAAGCCCCGCCCCGTGAATGTCATTCCATTTTGTTCCCCCGCCACCGGTAATTGTAAATCCCTGAAGAATGGCTGTGCTGTCTTCCCCGGAATTAAAAATCACACAACTGGCCGTATCTGAATCAGCCGGCATACTTCCGTTGATGATGGTCAAACGGATGTAGGTCGTGTCTTGGATTAAATAGTAAAGGCTGGTTACAAGGATGTTTTTCCCCCGGAAATTAATGTTTTCAAAATAGGTGCCGGGTGATACAGCAACTGTATCTCCCGCAGAGGATGCGTTGATTGCTGCCTGGATACTTGGGTAACCGAGCGGTACAGTAAGTACTGCGGCTCTGCAGCAAAGGCCTGCCAGCAGTGTGGATAAAACCAGTAAAAGTCTGTTATTCATGTGAGAAAAATGTCAATAGAATTCGATTTACAATGCGTTTGTTCGCCTTCAATTACAAAGGTATCAATTCCCTCTGATACCCGTATATTGGTTACTTTTGTGAAGTTAACAAAACAGAATGACCCCAAGGATTCTCCTGGCCGAAGACGAAGAGCATCTTCTGAAGGCAATAAAACTCAATCTTGAGTTGGAGGGCTATTCTGTTACGGCCTGCAGCAACGGCATACGAACGCTGGAAGCATACCGCGCGGCTTACTGGGATCTGATCATACTTGATGTAATGCTCCCCGGCGCTGATGGATTTGAGATTTGTCAGACGATCCGGCTCACAAATAAAGATGTTCCCATTCTGTTTCTAACCGCCAGAAGCGGTGGCTCGGAGCGCATACAGGGCCTCCGGATCGGCGCAGACGATTATCTTACCAAACCTTTTGAGCTGGAGGAGCTATTGCTCAGGGTCCAGAAGCTTCTGCGACGCTCGGCTACATTTATCTCTCCTCCGGGTACCGTATTCCGGTTTTCCGGGAATGAGATAAACTTTCAGTCGTACATGATCAGGGGAGTAAACGGCGATACCTTGGAACTCTCGAAACGGGAAATCCATTTGCTGCAGCTTCTGATCGAACGGAAGGGGGAGGTGGTTTCCCGGGAAGAAATTCTTCGAATTGTTTGGGGCGTTGAAGTATATCCCAGCACACGTACGATCGACAATTATATTGTGAACTTCCGAAAATATTTTGAAAACAACCCCAGAAGACCGGCGCATTTTCATTCCATCCGCGGGGTGGGCTATAAGTTCACAGAATGATCTTCAATTCAATTGACTTTGCCTGGTTCCTTCCGCTGGCTTTTCTTGTTTATCGCCTGATCCCGGACAAAAGCATTCGTAACCGGAATCTCTGGATTCTGTGTGTTAGTTTATTCTTCTACGGTTGGTGGGACTGGCGTTTTGTTTCATTGCTCCTCTTGAGCATTATGGTCGATTTCCGCATGGCACAGCTCATTGCAGACCGCCCTGCGCAAAGCAAAGTTTTTCTGTGGACCAGTGTCATTCTTAATCTGGGCATATTGGTTTTTTTCAAATACAGTAATTTTTTTATTACTTCTTTCAGTCAAAGTTTTTCCTTTCTCGGGATTCCCTTTGAATGCAGCAGCCTCAATATTGTTCTTCCGGTGGGCGTCAGTTTTTATACTTTTCAGACGCTGGGTTATGTTTTGGATGTGTACCGCGGAAAAATTGCCCCTTCACGGGACGTGCTTTCTTTCGGTGCTTTTGTTAGTTTTTTCCCACAACTGGTTGCTGGCCCCATTGAACGCGCGGCCCATCTGCTTCCCCAATTTCAAAAGGAACATGATTTTAATAAGGTGGAGGCACATCACGCATTACGGCAAATGCTTTGGGGATTCTTTAAAAAACTGGTTATCGCCGACAATTGTGCTATGCTGGCGGATAGTGCTTTTAATGACCCTGGGGCTTCTTCTATGCAGCTTCTGTTAGGGGCCATGTTCTTTAGTTTTCAGATCTATGGTGATTTTTCGGGGTACTCTGATATTGCTCTGGGTACGGCACGTTTGTTTGGGTTTCGTTTGATGAGAAATTTTGATAACCCGTATTTTTCCAGAGATGTGGCTGAATTCTGGAGACGCTGGCATATTTCACTATCAACCTGGTTTCGCGATCAGGTCTATATTCCCCTTGGTGGAAGTAAAAACGGTAAGTGGGGAACGGTACGAAACGTCTTGCTTGTATTTATTATAAGCGGGTTTTGGCATGGTGCAAACTGGACATTCATATTTTGGGGGCTGCTGCACGCTCTATTCTTTCTTCCCCTCTTGATGCTCGGGAAAAACAGATTACATACGGATATTCCTGCACGTGGCCGTACGTTGCCCGGGCTGAGAGAAGGGAGCAGAATGCTGTTTACTTTTTTTCTTGTTACGCTCGCATGGATATTTTTCAGGGCAGAGAGTCTTACGGGAGCTTTCAGCTACCTGTCCGGTATATTTTCGCTCAGTGGTTCGTTTACGGAAGCCTTCACGGGGAAGTCCCTACTTGCGTTAGGATGGATACTTGTAATGATGGTAGTGGAATGGACGGGAAGGGAAGAAGAATATGCGATTGCTGCTATGGCGCGATGGAAAAGCACGGCCCTTCGCTTTGGATGCTATTACCTTTTTCTCCTTGTACTGGTCTGGTTCGGAGGGAAAGCGCAAACATTTATATATTTTCAGTTTTAATGAAAAGCTTTCTTCTCCGTATCTTCTTTTTTCTGCTTCCGGTGATCGGGCTTATGTATCCTGTGGACTGGTTCCTTTCGAATCATTTGTCGAAAGCGCATACCCCTCCCGGGGAAATCGAAGTGTGGAATGCCATTTATTCAGGCGCAATTGACGCGGAAGTTGCAGTGTATGGGTCCTCCCGCGCCTGGGTTCAGATTGATCCGCATATATTGCAGGATACGCTTCAACGAAAGGTGTATAATTTTGGTATAGACGGACATAAATTCAGGATCATCTATCTCCGGCACCTGGAATATCTCAGGTACAACCCACCTCCACGGTTGATCATTTTATCTCTGGATGTTTTTAGTCTCGAAGAAAGGGAGGACCTGTATGGTTCAGAACAATTCCTTCCTTTTGTTGCAGGAAATGACACGGTTAGGAAATACATTTCCTCTATGCAGGGGTTTAGTAAGTATGATTATGCGCTCCCCTCGGTGCGGTACTACGGCGAATTCCGCTGGAAAAATGAAGCTTTGCGGATTGCGCTGGGATTGACGGATAGCACCCCTTTCAGAAAAAATGGATTCAGGAACAGAGAGGTAGGCTGGCGGGCGGATCTCGCCGGTGGTACGATGACTCCCGAAGGATTTACGGTAGTGCCTAGCAAGGAAACCATCCGGTTGTTCCGGCGATTCATCCTTGATTGCCGTGAGAAAAACATTGAATTGTTGTTTGTTTATACTCCCGAACTGAAAGAGACACGTGATATGGTCAGGAACAGAGATGCGATGCTCACACTCTACAAGAACTATTCCCGTGTGTATGGTGTTCCTTTCCTGGATTATTCCGAGCACCCTGTTTCCTATGACAGGTCTTACTTTTACAATAATTCACATCTGAATGCAGCCGGAGTAGCCGCCTTTACCCCTGTTCTTGCCGCTGATATCAGAAAATATATACCGAAATGAGCAGGGAAGGACATA
This DNA window, taken from Bacteroidia bacterium, encodes the following:
- a CDS encoding lactoylglutathione lyase, whose amino-acid sequence is MDHILLFQTVLYVSDQEASCIFYRNIFRKEPELHVPGMTEFRISKNCKLGLMPNRGIAKILNGKTPDPGSGNGIPRCELYLHVTDIEAEFNNALRSGAGLISPILLRDWGHSACYFSDPDGHIIAFASAIERKWL
- a CDS encoding response regulator transcription factor codes for the protein MTPRILLAEDEEHLLKAIKLNLELEGYSVTACSNGIRTLEAYRAAYWDLIILDVMLPGADGFEICQTIRLTNKDVPILFLTARSGGSERIQGLRIGADDYLTKPFELEELLLRVQKLLRRSATFISPPGTVFRFSGNEINFQSYMIRGVNGDTLELSKREIHLLQLLIERKGEVVSREEILRIVWGVEVYPSTRTIDNYIVNFRKYFENNPRRPAHFHSIRGVGYKFTE
- a CDS encoding MBOAT family protein, with product MIFNSIDFAWFLPLAFLVYRLIPDKSIRNRNLWILCVSLFFYGWWDWRFVSLLLLSIMVDFRMAQLIADRPAQSKVFLWTSVILNLGILVFFKYSNFFITSFSQSFSFLGIPFECSSLNIVLPVGVSFYTFQTLGYVLDVYRGKIAPSRDVLSFGAFVSFFPQLVAGPIERAAHLLPQFQKEHDFNKVEAHHALRQMLWGFFKKLVIADNCAMLADSAFNDPGASSMQLLLGAMFFSFQIYGDFSGYSDIALGTARLFGFRLMRNFDNPYFSRDVAEFWRRWHISLSTWFRDQVYIPLGGSKNGKWGTVRNVLLVFIISGFWHGANWTFIFWGLLHALFFLPLLMLGKNRLHTDIPARGRTLPGLREGSRMLFTFFLVTLAWIFFRAESLTGAFSYLSGIFSLSGSFTEAFTGKSLLALGWILVMMVVEWTGREEEYAIAAMARWKSTALRFGCYYLFLLVLVWFGGKAQTFIYFQF